A portion of the Magnetovibrio sp. genome contains these proteins:
- the nuoH gene encoding NADH-quinone oxidoreductase subunit NuoH, whose amino-acid sequence MVELWDNYLWPLIWIVIKILVIVVPILIAVAYLTYVERKVISAMQLRRGPNVVGPFGLLQPLADGAKLFLKETVIPSSANRAVFLIAPMVTFFLALIAWAVIPFGEGLVLADINVGVLYLFAVSSLGVYGILMAGWASNSKYAFLGALRSAAQMVSYEVSMGFVIITVLLCVGSLNLSAIVEAQRGMWFVIPLFPMAVVFFISTLAETNRHPFDLPEAEAELVAGYNVEYSAMTFALFFLGEYANMILMCGMTTILFLGGWLPPIDIAPFNLIPGPIWFAIKIAALLFIYIWVRASFPRYRYDQLMRLGWKVFLPMSLAAVVIVSGVLVTFDLLPQTALGAG is encoded by the coding sequence ATGGTTGAACTTTGGGATAACTATCTGTGGCCGCTGATTTGGATCGTCATCAAGATCCTGGTCATCGTCGTGCCCATTCTCATCGCCGTTGCGTACCTGACCTATGTCGAACGCAAGGTGATCAGCGCCATGCAACTGCGCCGCGGCCCCAACGTGGTCGGGCCGTTCGGCTTGCTGCAACCGCTGGCGGACGGCGCCAAGCTGTTTTTGAAGGAAACGGTGATCCCGTCCAGCGCCAACCGGGCGGTGTTCCTGATCGCGCCGATGGTGACGTTCTTCCTGGCCTTGATCGCGTGGGCGGTGATCCCGTTCGGCGAGGGTCTGGTGTTGGCCGACATCAACGTCGGCGTGCTTTACCTGTTCGCGGTGTCCAGCCTCGGCGTCTACGGCATCTTGATGGCGGGTTGGGCGTCCAACTCCAAATACGCGTTCTTGGGCGCGTTGCGCTCGGCCGCGCAGATGGTGTCTTACGAAGTCTCCATGGGCTTCGTCATCATAACCGTGTTGCTGTGCGTGGGCTCGCTGAACCTGAGCGCCATCGTCGAAGCCCAGCGCGGCATGTGGTTCGTCATTCCGCTGTTTCCGATGGCGGTGGTGTTCTTCATCTCGACCTTGGCGGAAACCAACCGTCACCCGTTCGATTTGCCGGAAGCGGAAGCTGAACTGGTCGCGGGCTACAACGTCGAATATTCGGCGATGACGTTCGCACTGTTCTTCTTGGGTGAATACGCCAATATGATCTTGATGTGTGGCATGACCACCATCTTGTTCTTAGGCGGCTGGTTGCCGCCGATCGACATCGCGCCGTTCAACCTGATCCCCGGACCGATCTGGTTCGCGATCAAGATCGCGGCGCTGTTGTTCATCTATATCTGGGTGCGCGCCAGTTTCCCGCGCTATCGCTACGACCAATTGATGCGTCTGGGCTGGAAAGTGTTCCTGCCGATGTCGCTGGCGGCGGTGGTGATCGTTTCGGGCGTGCTGGTGACGTTCGACTTATTGCCGCAAACCGCCTTGGGCGCAGGTTGA